A stretch of Pseudoclavibacter chungangensis DNA encodes these proteins:
- a CDS encoding putative hydro-lyase, with amino-acid sequence MSAHEGRDPDGQATTASHTTATPEQLAAARTARLAYRAGTVEPTSGVAHGLVQANLIAVPADWADDVLLFAQRNPRPCPVLDVLDAGSMRSRLAPDADLRTDIPAYRVWRDGVLTDELDDASAAWEEHPDLVSFLIGCSFTFEAGLVDAGIEIRHRTLGRNVPMYRTSRACSPAGRLRGDLVVSMRPIPAERVADAVRISGRYPAVHGAPVHVGDPASLGVRDLAAPEFGDAPEIEPGEVPVFWACGVTPQSAIMASKPPFALTHAPGHMFITDVPNAAYLA; translated from the coding sequence ATGAGCGCGCACGAGGGTCGCGACCCGGACGGGCAGGCCACGACGGCGTCCCACACCACGGCGACGCCCGAACAACTCGCGGCGGCGCGAACCGCGCGCCTCGCGTACCGGGCGGGCACCGTCGAGCCGACGAGCGGCGTCGCCCACGGTCTCGTGCAGGCGAACCTCATCGCCGTGCCCGCCGACTGGGCGGACGACGTCCTGCTGTTCGCGCAGCGGAACCCGCGCCCGTGCCCCGTGCTCGACGTGCTCGACGCGGGGAGCATGAGGTCACGCCTCGCCCCCGACGCCGATCTCCGGACGGACATCCCGGCCTACCGCGTGTGGCGCGACGGGGTCCTGACCGACGAGCTCGACGACGCCTCGGCCGCGTGGGAGGAGCACCCCGACCTGGTGTCGTTCCTGATCGGCTGCAGCTTCACGTTCGAGGCCGGTCTCGTGGACGCCGGGATCGAGATCCGGCACCGCACGCTCGGCCGCAACGTGCCCATGTACCGGACGAGCCGGGCGTGCTCCCCCGCCGGGCGTCTGCGCGGCGACCTCGTCGTGTCGATGCGGCCGATCCCGGCCGAGCGGGTGGCGGACGCCGTCCGCATCTCGGGCCGCTACCCGGCCGTCCACGGCGCCCCGGTGCACGTCGGCGATCCCGCGAGCCTCGGGGTCCGGGACCTCGCGGCGCCCGAGTTCGGTGATGCGCCCGAGATCGAGCCCGGCGAGGTGCCCGTGTTCTGGGCGTGCGGGGTGACCCCGCAATCGGCGATCATGGCCTCGAAGCCACCGTTCGCCCTGACGCACGCGCCGGGCCACATGTTCATCACCGACGTGCCGAACGCCGCCTATCTCGCGTGA
- a CDS encoding acetyl/propionyl/methylcrotonyl-CoA carboxylase subunit alpha, with protein MTISRILIANRGEIAVRVIRAAKEAEIATVAIYADEDADAVHVRLADEAYALGGRLPADTYLDARKILDIAARSGADAVHPGYGFLSERADFAQAVIDAGLIWIGPDPGTIELLGDKARARSLAAEVGAPLVPGTTGAVSDVDEVLAFAEEFGLPIAIKAVFGGGGRGMRVVREAGDIREAYDAAVREAVAAFGRGDCLVERFLDRPRHIEAQVLGDRTGRVAVIGTRDCSLQRRNQKLVEEAPAPFLDGELRERIHRSAADVCAAAGYVGAGTVEFLLGEDGTLSFLEVNTRLQVEHPVTEEVTGVDLVQEQFRIANGQPMSVPETIPAFGHAIEFRINAEDPALGYLPTPGLITRFDAPGGQGVRLDSGVREGYVVPGSFDSMLAKLIVHGADREQALARARRALREFVIEGVATVLPFDRHVVTDPAFTAPDGRFGVHTRWIEEECDATFEPAEAVPTPGAPRLVRMPIEIDGRLAEIGLPESLLSRLSTAEGTGFAGAADDGADAEQADPGALLAPFDGTLSAWKVEDGAEVEENETVAVVEAMKMEVPIRAPRAGTLTQLVAAGDAVAAGAELGSVDA; from the coding sequence ATGACCATCAGCAGGATCCTCATCGCCAATCGTGGCGAGATCGCCGTCCGCGTGATCCGCGCGGCGAAGGAGGCGGAGATCGCGACCGTCGCGATCTACGCCGACGAGGACGCCGACGCCGTGCACGTGCGCCTCGCCGACGAGGCCTACGCGCTCGGTGGGCGGCTCCCCGCCGACACCTACCTCGACGCCCGGAAGATCCTCGACATCGCCGCCCGCTCGGGTGCCGACGCGGTCCACCCCGGCTACGGCTTCCTCTCGGAGCGCGCCGATTTCGCACAGGCCGTGATCGACGCGGGGCTCATCTGGATCGGTCCCGACCCCGGCACGATCGAGCTCCTCGGCGACAAGGCGCGTGCGCGCTCCCTCGCGGCCGAGGTCGGCGCCCCGCTCGTGCCGGGCACGACGGGTGCCGTGTCGGACGTCGACGAGGTGCTCGCCTTCGCCGAGGAGTTCGGGCTGCCGATCGCGATCAAGGCGGTCTTCGGCGGTGGCGGGCGCGGCATGCGCGTCGTCCGCGAGGCCGGCGACATCCGCGAGGCGTACGACGCCGCGGTGCGCGAGGCCGTCGCGGCGTTCGGCCGCGGCGACTGCCTCGTCGAGCGGTTCCTCGACCGCCCCCGGCACATCGAGGCGCAGGTACTCGGCGATCGCACCGGCCGGGTCGCCGTGATCGGCACACGGGACTGCTCGCTGCAGCGGCGCAACCAGAAGCTCGTGGAGGAGGCGCCCGCGCCCTTCCTCGACGGCGAGCTGCGCGAACGCATCCACCGCTCTGCCGCCGACGTGTGTGCGGCGGCGGGCTACGTGGGTGCGGGCACCGTCGAGTTCCTGCTCGGCGAGGACGGCACGCTCTCGTTCCTCGAGGTCAACACGCGCCTGCAGGTCGAGCACCCCGTGACCGAGGAGGTGACGGGCGTCGACCTCGTGCAGGAGCAGTTCCGCATCGCGAACGGCCAGCCGATGTCGGTGCCCGAGACGATCCCCGCGTTCGGTCACGCGATCGAGTTCCGCATCAACGCCGAGGACCCGGCGCTCGGGTACCTCCCGACCCCGGGCCTCATCACGCGCTTCGACGCCCCCGGCGGACAGGGCGTGCGGCTCGACTCCGGCGTGCGCGAGGGGTACGTCGTGCCCGGCAGCTTCGACTCGATGCTCGCGAAGCTCATCGTGCACGGCGCCGATCGCGAGCAGGCGCTCGCGCGGGCGCGGCGCGCGCTCCGCGAGTTCGTGATCGAGGGCGTCGCGACCGTGCTGCCCTTTGATCGGCACGTCGTCACCGATCCCGCGTTCACGGCACCCGACGGACGGTTCGGGGTGCACACGAGGTGGATCGAGGAGGAGTGCGACGCGACGTTCGAACCGGCAGAGGCAGTTCCGACGCCCGGTGCGCCGCGACTCGTCCGCATGCCGATCGAGATCGACGGTCGACTCGCCGAGATCGGCCTCCCCGAGTCGCTGCTGTCGCGCCTCTCGACGGCCGAGGGAACCGGCTTCGCCGGGGCCGCGGACGACGGCGCCGACGCGGAACAGGCCGATCCCGGCGCACTTCTCGCGCCCTTCGACGGCACCCTGAGCGCGTGGAAGGTCGAGGACGGCGCCGAGGTCGAGGAGAACGAGACGGTTGCCGTCGTCGAGGCGATGAAGATGGAGGTGCCCATCAGGGCGCCCCGCGCGGGAACGCTCACGCAGCTCGTCGCCGCGGGCGACGCCGTCGCGGCCGGCGCCGAGCTCGGATCGGTCGACGCATGA
- a CDS encoding peroxiredoxin produces the protein MTTDTPIRLEPGTTAPDFDLPAADGTRVSLAGLRGKRVVLYTYPEAATPGCTTEACDFRDSYRPLIDAGYTLIGISSDSPEKNTAFAEAEHLPFPLLSDTDHAVQTAYGAYGERNKYGRIAVGPIRSTFVIDADGRIEHALYNVRATGHVARVRKVLGLDAA, from the coding sequence ATGACGACCGACACCCCGATCCGGCTCGAACCGGGCACGACCGCCCCCGACTTCGATCTGCCCGCCGCCGACGGGACGCGCGTCTCGCTCGCCGGCCTCCGCGGGAAGCGCGTCGTCCTCTACACCTATCCCGAGGCGGCGACGCCCGGCTGCACGACCGAGGCGTGCGACTTCCGCGACAGCTACCGCCCGCTCATCGACGCCGGCTACACGCTCATCGGCATCTCGTCCGACAGCCCCGAGAAGAACACCGCGTTCGCCGAGGCCGAGCATCTGCCGTTCCCACTCCTGAGCGACACCGATCACGCCGTACAGACCGCGTACGGGGCATACGGCGAACGCAACAAGTACGGTCGCATCGCCGTCGGCCCGATCCGCTCGACGTTCGTCATCGACGCGGACGGCCGCATCGAGCACGCGCTCTACAACGTCCGCGCGACGGGTCACGTCGCGCGTGTCCGCAAGGTCCTCGGGCTCGACGCGGCCTGA
- a CDS encoding urea amidolyase family protein: MSDVQASFRPAGTAGVLIDCGDLDAALRVFTVLRAARDEGALAVGEIVPAARTVLVVGGEARDPRRLVPKLRRLIEAGAAAAEIGTSATETVIPVAYEGPDLGEVAALTGMSAQQVIERHAASEYTVAFTGFAPGFAYLSGGDPALEVPRRSTPRSRIEAGAVGLAGPFSGVYPRASPGGWQIIGRTDHAMWDTRREQPAALLAGGTVRFRPEREHVSARADRTPERTTPPPPGAGPDAATGTPSLRVIDPGLQSLVEDAGRRGVSGMGVGASGTAVPRALGRANRLVGNRPGAAAVELAHGGFAVEAVATTVLALTGAERRGRVTGPSGTRAAPHETPFRLSTGERLELDAPRRGLRTVLAVRGGVLAPATLGSRSRDTLAGLGPEPLAAGDVIAAGDDAVAAVGAPEPPVPTELPAAGEETTLRVVLGPRDDWFDARALATFTGESWEVTPRSDRVGVRLAGTPLTRAEGYRDRELPSEGMVLGALQVPPDGQPVLFLADRPLTGGYPVIAVVHDDDLETAAQLVPGSRIRFTPSDEAGRPSTTEHPGTDTDTEQEMPS, translated from the coding sequence GTGAGCGACGTGCAGGCGAGCTTCCGCCCCGCCGGCACGGCGGGCGTCCTCATCGATTGCGGCGATCTCGACGCCGCCCTCCGCGTGTTCACCGTGCTCCGGGCCGCGCGCGACGAGGGTGCGCTCGCGGTGGGTGAGATCGTGCCCGCCGCTCGCACGGTGCTCGTCGTGGGCGGCGAGGCGCGTGACCCCCGGCGGCTCGTGCCGAAGCTGCGGCGACTCATCGAGGCGGGGGCCGCGGCGGCCGAGATCGGCACCTCGGCCACCGAGACCGTGATCCCCGTGGCCTACGAGGGCCCCGACCTCGGCGAGGTCGCCGCACTCACCGGGATGAGCGCGCAGCAGGTCATCGAGCGGCACGCCGCGAGCGAGTACACCGTCGCCTTCACGGGCTTCGCACCGGGCTTCGCGTACCTCTCGGGCGGCGACCCCGCGCTCGAGGTGCCGCGCCGCTCGACGCCGCGCTCGCGGATCGAGGCGGGCGCTGTCGGCCTCGCGGGCCCCTTCTCGGGCGTCTACCCGCGCGCGAGTCCGGGTGGCTGGCAGATCATCGGCCGCACCGACCACGCCATGTGGGACACGCGGCGCGAGCAGCCCGCCGCGCTGCTCGCGGGCGGCACCGTGCGCTTCCGACCCGAGCGCGAGCACGTGTCGGCCCGCGCCGACCGGACGCCCGAGCGGACGACTCCCCCACCGCCCGGCGCCGGCCCGGATGCCGCCACCGGGACCCCGAGCCTGCGCGTCATCGATCCGGGGCTGCAATCGCTCGTCGAGGACGCGGGCCGCCGGGGCGTGTCGGGCATGGGCGTCGGCGCCTCGGGCACGGCCGTGCCGCGAGCCCTCGGGCGCGCGAACCGTCTCGTCGGCAACCGGCCCGGCGCGGCGGCCGTCGAGCTCGCACACGGTGGGTTCGCGGTCGAGGCCGTCGCGACGACCGTGCTCGCCCTCACGGGGGCCGAACGCCGCGGCCGCGTGACCGGCCCGTCCGGCACGCGCGCGGCGCCGCACGAGACGCCCTTCCGGCTCAGCACGGGCGAGCGCCTCGAGCTCGATGCGCCGCGGCGCGGGCTGCGGACGGTCCTCGCGGTGCGGGGCGGCGTCCTCGCCCCCGCGACCCTCGGCAGCCGCTCGCGGGACACGCTCGCGGGCCTCGGCCCCGAGCCGCTCGCGGCGGGGGACGTGATCGCCGCGGGCGACGACGCGGTCGCCGCGGTCGGTGCACCCGAGCCGCCGGTCCCGACCGAGCTCCCCGCCGCGGGTGAGGAGACGACGCTGCGCGTCGTCCTCGGCCCGCGCGACGACTGGTTCGACGCGCGCGCGCTCGCGACGTTCACGGGCGAGTCGTGGGAGGTGACCCCGCGCAGCGACCGCGTCGGCGTCCGCCTCGCCGGCACCCCGCTCACGCGCGCCGAGGGATACCGCGACCGCGAGCTCCCGAGCGAGGGGATGGTGCTCGGCGCCCTCCAGGTGCCCCCGGACGGGCAGCCCGTGCTCTTCCTCGCCGATCGGCCGCTGACCGGCGGCTACCCCGTGATCGCGGTCGTCCACGACGACGACCTCGAGACGGCCGCCCAGCTCGTGCCGGGCAGCCGCATCCGTTTCACCCCGAGCGACGAGGCCGGTCGGCCCTCGACGACCGAACACCCGGGCACCGACACCGACACCGAGCAGGAGATGCCGTCATGA